The following coding sequences are from one Bos mutus isolate GX-2022 unplaced genomic scaffold, NWIPB_WYAK_1.1 CTG215, whole genome shotgun sequence window:
- the LOC102267937 gene encoding LOW QUALITY PROTEIN: primary amine oxidase, liver isozyme (The sequence of the model RefSeq protein was modified relative to this genomic sequence to represent the inferred CDS: inserted 1 base in 1 codon; deleted 1 base in 1 codon) → MFIFIFLSLWTLLVMGREEGGVGSEEGVGKQCHPSLPPRCPSRSPSDQPWTHPDQSQLFADLSQEELTAVMSFLTQKLGPDLVDARQARPSDNCVFSVELQLPPKAAALAHLDRGRPPPAREALAIVFFGGQPQPNVTELVVGPLPQPSYMRDVTVERHGGPLPYYRRPFLIREYQDIDQLIFDRELPQAAGVLHHCCSYKQGGRNLVILTAAPRGVQSGDRATWFALYYNISGSGIFLHPVGLELLVDHKALDPVDQWTIQKVFIQGHYYKSLAQLEEQFAAGQVNVVVIPDDGTGGSWSLKSQVPPGPAPLLQFHPQGACFRVQGSQVTSSLWTFSFGHGAFSGPRISYIQFQGEWLAYEISLQEILVVYGGNTPFAMMNRYMDRGFGMGKFATPLTRGVDCPYLATYVDWHFLLESQAPRTLHDAFCVFEQNKGLPXRRHHSDVFSHYFGGLVETVLVFRSVSTLFNYDYVWDVIFHPNGAIQVKFHATGFISSVFLFGAARRYGNQVWENTLGPIHTHSAHYKVDLDVGGLENWVWAEDMAFVPTAIPWSPEHQIQRLQVTRKQLETEEQAAFPLGGASPRYLYLASKQSNKWGMRGHFASRSAPALLEVNAPEQPHGETFSWGRYQLAITQRKETEPSSSSIFNQNDPWTPTVDFSDFINNETIAGKDLVAWVTAGFLHIPHAEDIPNTVTVGNGVGFFLRPYNFFDQEPSMDSADSIYFREGQDAGSCEINPLACLPQAATCAPDLPVFSHGGYPEY, encoded by the exons AtgttcatcttcatttttctgtccTTGTGGACTCttctggtgatgggcagggaggaaggtggtgttgggagtgaggagggagttggGAAGCAATGTCATCCCAGCCTGCCTCCCCGCTGCCCCTCCAGATCCCCTAGTGACCAGCCCTGGACACACCCTGACCAGAGCCAGCTGTTTGCAGACCTGAGCCAAGAAGAGCTGACAGCTGTGatgagcttcctgacccagaagcTGGGGCCAGACCTGGTGGATGCACGCCAGGCCCGACCCTCAGACAACTGTGTCTTCTCGGTAGAGCTGCAGCTGCCCCCCAAGGCTGCAGCCCTGGCCCACCTGGACAGGGGGAGGCCCCCACCTGCCCGGGAGGCACTGGCCATCGTCTTCTTTGGCGGACAACCCCAGCCCAATGTGACTGAGCTGGTGGTGGGGCCGCTGCCCCAGCCCTCCTACATGCGGGATGTGACCGTGGAGCGTCATGGGGGCCCCCTGCCCTATTACCGACGTCCCTTTCTTATCCGAGAGTACCAGGACATAGACCAGTTGATCTTCGACAGAGAGCTGCCCCAGGCTGCTGGTGTCCTGCACCACTGCTGCTCCTACAAACAAGGAGGAAGGAACCTGGTCATCTTGACCGCAGCTCCCCGCGGTGTCCAGTCAGGGGACAGGGCCACGTGGTTTGCCCTGTACTATAACATTTCAGGATCTGGGATCTTTCTGCACCCTGTGGGGTTGGAGCTGCTGGTAGATCACAAGGCTCTGGACCCAGTGGACCAGTGGACCATCCAGAAGGTGTTCATTCAGGGCCACTACTATAAGAGTCTGGCCCAGCTGGAGGAGCAGTTTGCGGCTGGCCAGGTGAATGTGGTGGTGATCCCAGACGATGGCACAGGTGGGTCCTGGTCCCTGAAGTCCCAGGTGCCTCCGGGTCCAGCTCCCCTT CTACAGTTCCATCCTCAGGGTGCCTGCTTCAGAGTCCAGGGCAGTCAGGTGACCTCCTCATTGTGGACTTTCTCCTTTGGCCATGGAGCTTTCAGTGGTCCTAGGATCTCTTACATTCAATTCCAGGGAGAATGGCTGGCTTATGAGATCAGCCTGCAAGAGATCCTGGTTGTCTATGGTGGGAATACCCCATTCGCAATGATGAACCGATACATGGATCGAGGCTTTGGCATGGGCAAGTTTGCCACGCCCCTGACCCGTGGCGTCGACTGCCCCTATCTGGCCACCTATGTGGACTGGCACTTTCTTCTGGAGTCCCAAGCCCCCAGGACCCTACACGATGCCTTTTGTGTGTTTGAGCAGAACAAGGGCCTGC TGAGGCGACACCACTCAGATGTGTTTTCTCACTATTTTGGGGGTCTTGTGGAGACAGTGCTGGTCTTCAGATCTGTGTCGACCTTGTTCAACTATGACTATGTTTGGGATGTGATCTTTCACCCCAATGGGGCCATTCAAGTCAAATTCCATGCCACGGGCTTCATCAGCTCAGTGTTCCTCTTTGGTGCTGCCAGAAGATATGGAAACCAGGTTTGGGAGAACACACTGGGCCCCATCCACACCCACAGTGCCCACTACAAGGTGGATCTGGATGTGGGAG gactggaaaactgGGTCTGGGCTGAGGATATGGCTTTTGTCCCCACGGCAATACCCTGGAGCCCTGAGCACCAGATACAGAGGCTGCAGGTGACCCGGAAGCAGCTGGAGACCGAGGAGCAGGCTGCCTTCCCCCTGGGAGGGGCTTCCCCTCGCTACCTGTACCTGGCCAGCAAGCAGAGCAACAAGTGGGGCATGAGGGGGCATTTCGCATCCAGATCAGCCCCAGCTTTGCTTGAGGTAAATGCCCCAGAACAGCCCCATGGAGAGACCTTCagctgggggag GTACCAGCTGGCCATAAcccagaggaaggagacagagcccAGCAGCTCCAGCATCTTCAATCAGAATGACCCCTGGACTCCCACCGTGGACTTTTCTGACTTCATCAACAATGAGACCATTGCTGGAAAG GACTTGGTGGCCTGGGTGACAGCCGGTTTCCTGCACATCCCACAtgcagaggatattcccaacacGGTGACGGTGGGGAACGGTGTGGGCTTCTTCTTGAGACCCTACAACTTCTTTGACCAGGAGCCCTCCATGGATTCTGCTGACTCCATCTACTTCCGGGAAGGCCAGGATGCTGGGTCCTGTGAGATCAACCCCCTGGCTTGCCTGCCCCAGGCTGCTACCTGTGCCCCTGACCTCCCTGTCTTCTCCCACGGGGGCTACCCTGAGTACTAG